ggggtgtgtgggagagggtCTTGCAAGGGGGGGTGTATAGTACAAACGCAACAGTGATAACAGTGGAGCTTGAGTAATAAATGACCCTGGAGCTTTGAGTCTCTGAGCAGGAAGTATGCATACACTTGTGATTGATGCCTCCATGATATACTGAAAATGTCACACATTCAAAACATACTTGataattattttctgtgtttttgaatatttttttatcaactttcCCAACACAGATTTAATGTCAGTTTTGAGTTCTCCACTTATTGATCTGTTGCCTTTGAAGCCTTTCAATCATGTACAAGAAAGATGTTGCAACTAGTTATGGGAGATGCTACTCAACAAGTAAAAGTGACActtcttgaaaaaaaaggtgcTGTTTGTCATAACCTGACTGGGCAATCTGTTTCCATTGACCTCAAGTTTTGTTTGGGGACCTGCCAGCAAAGGGCAAGTTGTTGTGAGAATGAACCGGAAAGCTGTACTGGTCATCATCAGGGAAACATCAGTTCACCTGTCAGCCAAGTTTTCAACAGGACAACAAAGATGTGTGCCAGACGTCAACTTACTGGAGGTCAAAGACATTGCTATGAAGGCATCCCTTCTTTTTCCTCGGTGACTTAAAAGTCAATACAGTTACTGTCAGTGCTGTATTATTCACTGGGGCCCGAAAGGCCACTGCCTATGCAGTAGAGTATTTATAGTGGAAATGTTCAATGCTTAGGATGTCGGCTAAGAAGGAGTTGGAattgatgcaaaaataaataatgttgtttaatttcacTTTATTCTAGCAGCCGGATACAGTGATTCTTCCAAAGGCATTTTCTCTTTTACAAAACGtgtccttttaaaaatatatatatattttagctTTTAAGTGAGATTTTGAACCAAGAGCATTGTTTTCAATTCTAACCACACTCTTTTTCATTTGGGTTTTCtgcatttgttgttattgtgttgtgttttgttccaCTGGACACTGTTTGTTAAAAACGCAATGACAGTTAGTTCAATGTTAAACCTTGCCCATAAggacattttagtttgttttttcattcagtTATTCAAACTGTGGTCTGCCATGCaattacatatttaacatatcCAACTGTTGCTGAATTTCAGTATTTAACCAAGCAATCcttacagcttttatttttggacATCCAGAGCAgttgtgtaaaaaatgtaaaatgttgaagGGCCATTAAATAGTTGAAGGAATGGCAGGGAAAAAAGAGatttataaaatgataaaataacctAGACAATCATTCTTTTGTTAAACAGTTTACCACTCTGCATCACAAGGCAACATTTTTGAGAGCACTGCTCTATATGCAAGTCTGTAATGTATCAGATCGTCTCCCGACATGACCTTAACATTAGAAGCATGTTCCAAAACCTTCTGTTCTTTAAGACAGGATGTTTTCAGACTTTAAAAGACATCCAAAAACAGCATGTTTATCCAAGGTCTTTGCTGTTGTGCTACTCTCAATGTTGCCTTGTTTAATGAAGGAATGTTCTGGGATCAGTGAGCGGAGACCAGACTTTATGAGATCTTAATccgttatttaaaaaagggtttgaaGTGGCTCTGAGGAGACAGACTGTACTTCCTCTTACTTGTTATGCAACACTTACCTGAATTCCTACGCTGTGATGAGTTTTATTTAACAGCAGACTCAAGTCAaaccattttccctgaaataaCAGACGTATAACTGTGGAAAAGTTTTAATTTGGTTTGACTTCAAAGCAGAAATGAATGAGGGTCAGTTTTCACTCCATACATTTAGTGTTGCTCCAAACTCACCCTTGAGTGAGTAAAGTCTTTCCAAAGTTTTTGTCACGGTCCAGGCTAATGAATTATTCCACCATGAGGCCACTTGCAGTGAATGATGGAAAAAGTTGACCTAATACATATTCCCTCTGGGAGTCACTAAATTTTCACAGTTAATGTTTAAATTCAGGTCCTTCTGAAAGCTTTATGAGTATTAACTGCATTTTAATGGCTCCAGAAGGAGTTCATAAGTGGAACCTCAATTTACCTTTAACCCCTTTTCTGACTTTCGCCATAacttgtgtgtcttttttacTACCatagtgtaaaaaaaaagcatcgCTGTTAGCGATTGAATATTTGCTGGCCTATAGGTGAGGTTTGTGCATGACGGAGCCTGGTAGATGTTTGTATTAACACATAAATATAGTCTATTAGTGTATGCAAGGAAGGTGGCAGTATttaggaaaataataaaataaagggaagAAAGCATGATGAGGATGGAGGAAATGCTTGAGTAAGTAGAAGGAGAATGTTTCTATGGCATTATGACGTTATGTCTCGAATCTCACATTTCTCTTATGTGCATAACAGCTTCACACAATACAGACATGCCTTGCAAAAATAACAGGCATCAATACAGACCTAGTTTAAAGcatcttcaataaaaaaaattgtaatcAGTTGATCCAAAAATAAAGAGAAGGTCCAAgattttattatcaaaaacatttattatgacTTCTGATCTTCATATCATGAGAtgttttatgttgcattgttggaggagcctgggagtTTTTCCTTGCCATATATAATCTTAGCTTCtgtgcatatgaaaataaaatcttgaATGTTTGgttttgaattcatttttttgtcacaaCAAAGTAAACATCGAGCGAAAAACAGGATTTGTGCCACGCAGCAACTGGACCACAGCTTGAAAGAATTGCCCCCAAACTTTCAGGTTGGTACCAACCTGATTCTTGTGGAGCCCCAGCTAAACATAGTGGTTTAAATGAGCTTGAAACTAAACCTTTAACTCAGGGGTCTGATGAAGTAGCAGCAGTCCTATCCAAACAGCCCTGGGTTGTGCAGAGTCATCGTCTGCAACAACCGCTGGAACTCCTGCACCGTCCAtggctgtctgtgtgtctctgctgaaGCTGCACTGCTGCTATCAGGGTTGATTCTCTGCGGGTCATTGAAGGTTATCAGGACATCTGTGGAGAACTGTGGTAGACGGAACAGACCCAGGTGTAGGGTCACTGAATTCCTCGCTTCTTCGTTGAATTTAGACACACACTGAGTGCCAGTCAGCATCCAGGCAGAACTGCAGTCCGACAGGGACAGCTGAGATTTGGACATGGGTACAACACTGGTCACCTCAAAAGCACCTGGCTCTAAAGCTTTGTTACTGCCTGCGATGTCTTCAAAGTGATACCTTGCAGCGTCCTCGTTTTCCACCTGACTCTGATACTCTACCAGCTCCACGATCAGGCTCTGGTCGGTGTGTTCATGGACAAACACCTCCTGGTTGTCAGGGATCTCTCTCAGCTCACTGGTGTCTTTGGCGCTGTGAGGGAGGACGGCTGTCAAAGCTCCTCCAAACAGAGGATGGGACTGATCGGCGCTGCCTCGGCTCTGCATCTCTCTGTGAAGACAAGCAACAAACGAAGAGCCTGCTTTGAACTACCTGCAGTGAAACTCGGTTtgcttaaagaaataaaattgGCTCAGGAAAAAGGAATAATAATACTACAATTCAAATGTGATGAAAAGATAGCTTACCAACTAAACCAGAACTCCTTTCCGGGGAAAGTTTTTCTTCGTCTTCTGATGAAATGTGTGGCACGCTAGATGCATGTCATAGGCACAACTGCCACCTACAGGTGAGGCGGACAAAAAGCAGTAGagttataatttaaatgttattataaatgtcaaatatatatatatatatatatatatatatatatatatatatatatatatatatatatatatatatatatatatatatatatatatatattttaaaccttgatattattatgattattttatgcatttactATCTTATGTGCTGAGTGTTCACtcggtgtttttttttcatggtaAACACAGTACAATAATACCTTCTGGTATGCATTAgtataagtaaaaaaaatatgtataatgcTAGACACTGTCAATGCAACACTGCTAAAGGAACATTCTTTCATTAAGAAGCAAGGAAAACAAACCCATCAGGATGGGGAAAACTTAGATAAGTTGATACAATTTTGACTGAAATATCTGAGCAGCCCACTTCTACCACTATACATTCTATGATCATGTAATGTCTGTTATAATCGAAGAACTAACCAAAGATATTGGTAAATGTGGTTGtgtagaaaaaactaaaagatcAATATTCATCCGTGCTGTCAACCctgttcttattatacatccatccATGTGTCAAACATCTGCATCGcccctctcctcttccagcTGTTGGTGCTTCCTGGTCAGCTGATTCTGACGGAGCAGACAGCAGACCGCTAGTATCCTTAATGATTATCCTGTCTCATCGTCCTGGGCAGCGTTTGAAATGAAAGTATCAACACCGTGAAGGAGCCAACCGAAACCCTGAATACCCTGGATTAACAGCTGAATCttctcctgtttttgtttttcagcatcGGGCTTTGGATCTTGTGGAAAACAGCAGGTAGCTAGCCCCGTTAGCATCCTTAGCGTAGCTTAGCTGGGTAGCTAAATTTGTCAATGGACCAAGCGGCCTGTCTTGCTAGATTAGCTAGTAGCTAACTGTGTTGGCATTAAGAGTGTCCCCGCTTTCATTTCAATTACTGTGGTGTAGCATTGACATTGATTATATGTGGTACACAACGGCATTCTGACGTATTTTACATGTAGGCTAACAGACGTTTCACCAGCTAAAGTTAGAGATTGTGTTCTAACGTTAATTGGGATCATCTCTTCATGTTCCCAGGGTCTTATGTTCCCAGCAGTGGTGTTAATTGACTAAGTACACTTATGCAAGTACAATCTCGATGAcgttgtacttgagtatttccatgatATTTTACATGTTAGTTCTACTCAAATACAATTGAGATGGGAAAAATGTACTGCTACTCCACTATATGTATGTAGtacttttagttactttacagatttggattaatgatgtgataTAATCAACAATTCAATAACATTTTAGCtacacctggagtaacattcaTACGCTACCCAGCAGTATACAAAGTGAtacaaactagctgcacctttaccagctttgataaacacattaatgcatacATAATTAGAATCAGAACATATAATatacatcattaaaaaataggaaaatctatataaagagtatttttactttcGGGACcttatatgtattttgttgcttatacttttgtacttttactgaagtaagatttgcaatgcaggacttttacttgtaacagcgAACTCTATACTATACCCCCCTATACTgggatttttcttcttttacttaaatacaaaatatgagtACTTATTTCACCTCTGGTCTGTTGACATAGATGTACTTTAGTGGAGATTGGTTTGAGCTCAAATgatccccccccaaaaaaaagaaaggagaggggCGTTTCAAGTGCAGTTTGAAGGGGAAAACTGTACAGTCGCTGTGAAATGTCAAAAGTCAAGTAAACAGTCCACAAATTTGAGGGCGTATTAAGGAGTATTACATCAGTTGGTTATAACTGTAGGTGGGTGATTTTAACATAATAAcccaggaaaacaaacatttgacataGGGAAACGAGAACATAGGATATTTGAAAAGTCTCCTTAATTTGTCATATTAAGAGGATATTGAGCACGGGAACATAGGACTCTGAGATGTCAGTTTCATTTTCAGTACTGTATCCTTTTTAAGGAGTCATGTTTAGACATGATTAGACTTTAACGGGAATACATTAGTAGTATAAACAGCTAAGAATAGCTGCACTTGGTTAAACCCTTTTTCTGATGAAAGGACAGAAATTGCAATCCATAATAAATCGATTTGATCAACGATAATCTATAATCCTTTCTATAAATCACAGCTTTGACATAATTTAATTCAGCTTTTTTGTGGATTGCAATTTAAATGTCCTCTCCTAGGCTTCCTTCTGAGACCCTAACATGTTAGAGTTggcttctcttctttctctttctgtgtctcttcaCGCTGTCACTGCTTCAGAGCGTGCCCTGTCTCCTGCTTCTCTTCACCTGTGTTTACTGGAAagttcctctcctctcctggcTTCTGAGGCCTTTTTCCAAATTGCAGTGCCAGAAAGGACGCTGCTGTGAAAGCCACAGTGTCATACTGAACTGGATTCAATGGTATTAGTTCTCTTGTTGTGTTGAGAgagttggtgtgtgtatgtgtaagaCTGCTGTGATTTTCCCCCTACCAGTTGTTACAGAAGGGTCTGCACATGTTGTTTAGTTCAGTGTGACCAAAGCACTATAATGAGGCCCTGTTGTGTTTAGCTGCAGTGTTACAAACAGTGTTAGGAGCGCGAAACACCCAAACACTAACTCCGGGGGTTTAATTGGAAGAACAGCATGTTTTCCACATCTGTTTTTCAATGTCTTCACCCAAAGGTGCACATTGCAATGACCACATTTCCTTTCACAGCCATTGAGActttaaacatgaaaacatcaaaTAGGATATCttaatatttctatttcttcacTTACTGAGAAGGCATAGGAGAGGAATATAATTTCAAAGACAGATGGCAGAATGAATGAACcacctttttttcttaaaaaggaaatgaatgaaatcagCTCTGTGACTCATAATGATGTCAGACTGTTTACCTCAAAGTTTGGGACTAGAAGTGTCCTGAGATTGCTCAACCACGACCAGTCTCATCGATCATTACTGAGCATGTTTAGATTGAGGTTCTAACTCTGTTCATACACTTTGCAACACATGTGTCAAAGAGTGTTCATGTATTGACCTTCTTCTCTTCCGATCCTTCAGAGGGAGCCAGATCAGGAGGAGCAGCCTGAAGACAACATGCCCCCCAAGTTTAAACGACACCTCAACGATGACGAGGTCACCGGGTCCATTCGCAGCGAGAGGGTAAGATATAGATGGAGGAAGTGgcagtgttttttgttgtggccTATCACCAGGAGGAAGCAAACATAACACAGGatttccccgggcgctgcacaatagctgcccactgctcctagtactaggatgggttaaatgcagaggaccaatttcactgtgtgtgctctgctgtgtgcatgtatgtgacaataaagagggtttcatcctccgattctatctattctatctagGATGGGGAAAAAAGATTACCAATTAGTTTACAAGCTTTATAAATTGACAGACCTTTTTTAGAATTGTCCAATAAAGTCAAAAACAGATGTTGTTATGAGATGCAGATTTTGCTGTGAGTAGTAGTAGAAAAACTGGAGGGAATACGCACAAGACATTGGATCTTTGAAGGGGGTAAAGTGAAGAACTCCCCGAGCCAAATATCTGGTTCTCATTGAAATGAGCTTCCCCACCCAATTCCACCTTCCTGTCCTCCCACTGATTTTGTACTTTACTCAGTCGTCTGTTTCTAAGTCCAATCCTTTTTGCTATTGTGCGAACTGGGATTAAAAACAGGGCTTA
This DNA window, taken from Eleginops maclovinus isolate JMC-PN-2008 ecotype Puerto Natales chromosome 9, JC_Emac_rtc_rv5, whole genome shotgun sequence, encodes the following:
- the rangrf gene encoding ran guanine nucleotide release factor, with product MQSRGSADQSHPLFGGALTAVLPHSAKDTSELREIPDNQEVFVHEHTDQSLIVELVEYQSQVENEDAARYHFEDIAGSNKALEPGAFEVTSVVPMSKSQLSLSDCSSAWMLTGTQCVSKFNEEARNSVTLHLGLFRLPQFSTDVLITFNDPQRINPDSSSAASAETHRQPWTVQEFQRLLQTMTLHNPGLFG